Proteins encoded within one genomic window of bacterium:
- a CDS encoding NADPH-dependent 7-cyano-7-deazaguanine reductase QueF — AVNRILEDIVKATSPKQIKVIGEFNPRGGISSKIEVIYPK, encoded by the coding sequence GCTGTAAATAGAATTTTAGAGGATATTGTTAAAGCCACAAGCCCAAAGCAAATAAAGGTAATTGGTGAATTCAACCCAAGGGGTGGAATAAGCTCAAAGATTGAAGTAATCTATCCAAAATAA